A stretch of the Candidatus Saccharimonadales bacterium genome encodes the following:
- a CDS encoding replication-associated recombination protein A — translation MSLPEQRPLAERMRPSTLDSVVGQDHLVGAGKIIRQIIEQKQPTSLILWGPPGSGKTTLARIIAQETGVEFIELSAVTSGKADVLKVVERAQQNQRLGMRTILFVDEIHRFNKAQQDAFLPHVEDGTIILIGATTENPSFEVITPLLSRSRVLVLEPHSHADIVAILQRTAEQEKLDTTRLPVSSIELLAEISGGDARVALGNLELGLQLTQGPLTEEVIKTAAQKRVPGYDKNGENHYNIISAFIKSMRGSDANAALYYLARMLQAGEDPKFVARRMVIFASEDIGLAAPAALNLAISTFLAVERIGMPECGYNLYHCASVLAKTAKSREVADAMYAAQAAARNHPDLPVPLHLRNAPTKLMKDLGYSKGTKWEAGFQHPKGFLPDEIADADFFSQCD, via the coding sequence ATGTCACTGCCCGAACAACGACCGCTCGCCGAAAGAATGCGCCCCAGTACGCTTGATAGCGTCGTCGGACAGGATCATCTGGTTGGCGCTGGCAAAATAATCAGGCAGATCATTGAGCAGAAACAGCCGACCAGCCTGATACTGTGGGGTCCGCCCGGCAGCGGTAAAACGACTTTGGCCCGGATTATCGCCCAAGAAACTGGTGTTGAGTTCATCGAACTGAGTGCCGTTACTTCTGGCAAAGCTGACGTACTGAAAGTCGTTGAACGAGCGCAGCAAAATCAGCGCCTCGGTATGCGCACTATCTTGTTTGTCGATGAAATTCACCGTTTCAACAAGGCACAGCAAGATGCCTTTTTGCCCCATGTTGAAGACGGCACCATTATACTGATCGGTGCCACTACCGAGAATCCTAGCTTTGAGGTCATTACTCCACTGCTCAGCCGCAGCCGGGTGCTGGTACTCGAACCGCATAGCCACGCAGATATCGTAGCCATACTGCAGCGAACTGCCGAACAGGAAAAGCTTGATACGACACGCTTGCCCGTCAGCAGCATCGAACTACTCGCCGAAATATCCGGCGGCGATGCTCGGGTAGCTCTGGGCAACCTTGAGCTGGGATTACAACTCACACAGGGCCCGCTCACCGAAGAAGTCATCAAAACCGCCGCCCAGAAGCGCGTCCCCGGATACGATAAAAACGGCGAGAATCATTACAACATCATCAGTGCTTTCATCAAAAGTATGCGCGGCTCCGATGCCAATGCTGCGCTCTACTACCTAGCTCGCATGCTGCAAGCCGGCGAAGACCCAAAATTTGTGGCCCGCCGGATGGTCATATTCGCATCAGAGGATATTGGTTTGGCAGCGCCAGCCGCCCTCAATCTCGCCATATCGACTTTTCTAGCTGTCGAACGCATCGGCATGCCGGAATGCGGCTACAATCTGTATCACTGCGCCAGCGTGCTGGCTAAAACTGCTAAATCGCGCGAAGTCGCCGATGCGATGTACGCCGCCCAGGCCGCGGCGCGTAACCATCCGGATTTACCTGTGCCACTACATCTGCGCAATGCGCCAACCAAACTTATGAAAGATTTAGGATACAGCAAAGGTACGAAGTGGGAAGCTGGCTTTCAGCATCCCAAGGGATTTTTGCCAGATGAGATTGCTGACGCTGATTTTTTCAGTCAGTGCGACTAA
- a CDS encoding NUDIX hydrolase, with the protein MNEQAFYRVSVKGVAFDAEGRLLLAREDNDIWEMLGGGLDHGEDPRACLVREIQEETGIKVLNVSENPIGFVTVPKANGSHQIANVIYEVILDNLDFVPSDECQELRYFSLDEAAKINAFPNVTKFLGILASRQ; encoded by the coding sequence ATGAACGAACAGGCATTTTATCGAGTAAGTGTTAAAGGTGTTGCATTTGATGCTGAGGGCCGGCTCCTCTTGGCACGTGAAGATAATGATATATGGGAGATGCTAGGTGGCGGACTAGACCACGGCGAAGATCCAAGAGCTTGTCTTGTCCGGGAAATCCAGGAAGAAACTGGGATAAAAGTCTTGAATGTTTCTGAAAACCCAATAGGATTTGTAACAGTGCCTAAAGCAAATGGTAGTCATCAAATTGCGAATGTCATATATGAAGTAATACTTGATAATTTGGATTTCGTGCCATCCGATGAGTGCCAAGAATTAAGATATTTTAGCCTAGATGAAGCAGCTAAGATTAATGCGTTTCCTAACGTGACAAAATTCCTTGGTATTTTAGCTTCTCGACAGTAG
- a CDS encoding MarR family transcriptional regulator, whose amino-acid sequence MDISNITTYQSGVAQSSAYRNLHKLFSKFLKDYDLTCMQWFVLGTIYDSGPGGIQLSKLATKLQTGLPFITNIINLLESKSMVVRRESETDSRAKFVSIAPDYRKECQQIEIDLRTKLRSSIYADITPDDLIIYIKVLYQLSAIQK is encoded by the coding sequence ATGGATATTAGCAACATTACTACCTACCAATCAGGTGTCGCCCAGTCATCAGCTTATCGTAATCTACATAAGCTCTTTTCGAAGTTTCTGAAAGACTATGACCTCACCTGCATGCAATGGTTCGTACTTGGTACTATATATGACAGCGGGCCTGGTGGTATTCAATTGTCCAAATTAGCCACCAAGCTGCAAACCGGCCTGCCCTTTATAACGAATATCATTAATCTTCTTGAATCGAAAAGTATGGTCGTGCGCCGCGAAAGCGAGACAGACAGCCGTGCTAAATTCGTATCAATAGCACCCGACTACCGTAAAGAATGCCAGCAAATTGAAATCGACCTCCGTACCAAACTACGCTCGTCAATTTATGCTGATATTACTCCTGATGACCTTATCATATACATCAAAGTGCTGTATCAGCTGAGCGCTATTCAAAAATAG
- a CDS encoding DUF475 domain-containing protein yields the protein MKHLVRHFWFSGSITIIAIIAMLLGKGWAAAGVTLVLLVIEVAFSFDNAVINAKVLAKLSKFWQTLFLTVGILIAVVGMRLVFPILLVAITAGLSIGEVIRVALNDSEAYAHYIEDAYPSIAAFGGSFLLMLALYFFFDKERHVHWLPFENHLQRLGHWWLPPIVAFALLGIFAALPMNDHVSETLKAGALGVIVYVAMQLILKAAQKAVKAKTPDATHLVGWAAFTSFLYLELLDASFSFDGVIGAFAITTDVVLIAVGLGVGAFWVRSFTVYMVRRNTLDAYAYLEHGAHYAVLFLSLAMLISLVYHLPEAITGIVTVAIIGASLVASKRLNKTEDSNKIAA from the coding sequence GTGAAACATTTAGTACGACACTTCTGGTTTTCGGGTTCAATAACAATCATTGCTATCATCGCTATGTTGCTCGGCAAGGGCTGGGCGGCTGCTGGCGTTACGCTGGTTTTGCTGGTCATCGAAGTTGCATTTAGCTTTGATAATGCGGTTATCAATGCCAAAGTCCTCGCCAAGCTCTCCAAGTTTTGGCAAACCCTGTTCCTGACTGTCGGTATCCTGATCGCAGTCGTTGGCATGCGCCTAGTCTTTCCTATTCTGCTGGTCGCCATCACTGCCGGGCTGTCTATCGGTGAGGTGATCCGCGTTGCTCTCAACGACTCCGAAGCCTACGCGCATTATATCGAGGACGCCTATCCGTCAATTGCGGCTTTCGGTGGATCGTTCCTGCTGATGCTGGCCTTATATTTCTTTTTTGACAAAGAGCGGCATGTCCACTGGCTACCATTCGAAAATCATTTGCAGCGGTTGGGCCACTGGTGGCTGCCGCCAATCGTGGCATTCGCACTGCTCGGCATTTTCGCAGCCTTACCGATGAACGACCATGTTTCTGAAACGCTCAAAGCCGGTGCGCTCGGCGTCATCGTGTATGTTGCGATGCAGCTGATTTTGAAGGCCGCACAGAAGGCCGTCAAAGCTAAAACGCCCGATGCGACGCATCTGGTTGGCTGGGCCGCCTTTACCTCATTTTTGTATCTGGAACTGCTCGATGCCAGCTTCTCGTTCGACGGCGTGATCGGAGCATTTGCTATCACGACGGATGTCGTACTGATTGCTGTTGGTCTCGGGGTCGGTGCATTCTGGGTGCGGTCGTTTACGGTGTACATGGTGCGCCGCAATACACTTGATGCCTACGCCTATCTCGAACACGGCGCTCACTACGCAGTATTGTTCCTGTCGCTCGCCATGCTTATCAGCCTCGTCTACCATTTGCCAGAAGCTATTACTGGTATCGTGACAGTTGCCATCATCGGTGCATCGCTGGTGGCTTCAAAACGGCTGAATAAAACTGAAGACAGTAATAAGATTGCAGCGTAA
- a CDS encoding cytochrome c biogenesis protein DipZ, with amino-acid sequence MLLLLGAFVAGVLTVLAPCVLPLLPIIIGGSVSGGAKDKKRPIVIAVSLAISLIIFTLLLKVTTLFVNIPPEYINYFSGSIIIVLGLLALFPAVYARIVNKIGLEHKAQQLLGKGFKSKSSLIGPIITGAALGPVFSSCSPFYGYILATVLPANFGVAMTYIAAYVVGLSLILLIIGYYGQQFIGRIKFASNPKGIFQRTLAIIFILVGLLVFTGSAVKVQTYVSEHTPFKFDALSAKLIPQSGAKIDKSKVLNVTPYDAPELVGLQDWINSQPLTLKKLQAENKVVLLDFWTYSCINCIRATPNIQGWYETYKDSGLVVIGAHAPEFAFERVPANVQKAVREAGITYPVALDNDFATWGAYENQYWPSNYLIDSNGKVRRVHYGEGQYMQTEQAIRVLLEEAGAKLPTKMFTSGSEKVPSSTMETPETYLGSKRSSNFGGKPALGAAGANSTFAADGPLKQNYWSLSGAWEVQSEKIIARGTAGAPSKLQFRVAGKDVYLVAGSASKQSIKLTLDGKPVDASNNAGKDVRGSQVEIGENRLYRLISYPKFDKDGMLELEVPAGIELNVFTFGS; translated from the coding sequence ATGTTGTTACTCCTTGGAGCTTTCGTCGCTGGCGTACTCACTGTGCTTGCGCCCTGTGTATTGCCGCTGCTGCCGATTATTATCGGCGGATCGGTCTCGGGTGGAGCTAAGGATAAAAAACGTCCGATTGTCATAGCTGTCTCGCTGGCGATCTCATTGATTATCTTTACCTTACTTTTGAAGGTTACGACCTTATTCGTCAACATTCCGCCGGAGTACATCAACTACTTCTCAGGATCTATCATTATCGTCCTTGGGCTATTAGCCTTATTCCCAGCTGTCTACGCCCGGATCGTCAACAAAATTGGACTGGAGCACAAAGCTCAACAGCTTCTCGGTAAAGGATTTAAATCAAAAAGTTCACTCATCGGACCTATAATTACTGGTGCAGCACTCGGCCCGGTATTCTCCAGCTGTAGTCCGTTCTACGGCTATATACTAGCAACCGTACTACCGGCTAACTTCGGTGTCGCGATGACCTATATTGCTGCTTACGTTGTTGGTTTGAGCTTAATCCTCCTTATCATTGGATATTATGGCCAGCAGTTTATTGGACGCATCAAATTTGCCAGTAACCCAAAGGGTATCTTCCAGCGCACGCTTGCAATCATATTTATTCTCGTTGGACTACTGGTGTTTACCGGGTCAGCTGTAAAAGTACAGACTTACGTATCAGAGCACACACCATTCAAATTTGATGCACTGAGCGCCAAGCTAATACCGCAGAGCGGCGCAAAGATTGATAAGAGTAAAGTCCTGAATGTCACGCCGTACGACGCACCGGAACTAGTTGGTTTGCAGGATTGGATCAACAGCCAGCCGCTGACGCTCAAGAAGCTGCAGGCTGAAAACAAAGTCGTACTACTGGATTTCTGGACTTACAGCTGCATCAACTGTATTCGTGCGACACCGAACATTCAAGGTTGGTATGAGACCTACAAAGACAGCGGGCTGGTCGTGATCGGGGCCCATGCACCAGAGTTCGCCTTTGAGCGCGTGCCGGCAAACGTTCAAAAAGCCGTCCGCGAAGCCGGGATTACCTATCCAGTAGCACTCGATAATGACTTTGCTACCTGGGGAGCATACGAAAACCAGTACTGGCCATCTAACTATCTGATCGATAGTAACGGCAAAGTCCGCCGTGTTCACTACGGCGAAGGCCAGTACATGCAGACCGAGCAAGCTATCCGGGTACTGCTCGAAGAAGCTGGCGCCAAGCTGCCAACCAAGATGTTTACCAGCGGCAGCGAAAAAGTGCCATCCAGCACGATGGAAACACCCGAAACCTACCTAGGCAGTAAGCGCAGCAGTAACTTTGGCGGCAAGCCAGCGCTCGGCGCGGCAGGCGCAAACAGCACGTTTGCAGCCGATGGTCCCCTCAAACAAAATTACTGGTCGCTCAGCGGCGCCTGGGAAGTCCAGTCAGAAAAAATCATAGCCCGTGGTACAGCTGGTGCGCCGAGCAAACTGCAATTTCGAGTTGCTGGGAAAGACGTCTATCTGGTTGCAGGATCGGCAAGTAAGCAATCGATCAAGCTGACACTCGATGGAAAGCCAGTTGATGCCAGCAATAACGCTGGCAAAGATGTCCGTGGCAGCCAGGTAGAAATCGGCGAAAATCGTTTGTATCGCCTCATATCATATCCAAAATTTGATAAAGACGGTATGCTTGAGCTGGAAGTCCCAGCCGGTATCGAACTGAACGTGTTTACATTCGGAAGTTAA
- a CDS encoding endonuclease/exonuclease/phosphatase family protein, translating into MFVRAASFNVLADAYTGYGDYSHVDPALLLPGARTKAIIRLIDELRVDVIGLQEAEEPLKVAVEESDDWQTFWSPKERGKADGCLTLVRQGLDVNRFDAYAYSDGSGHIVQSVQIGEVVFANTHIKWAPADSPDHFGVGQAKELLSQFDPDQRAVIFADCNDRPKGPVRKLVEDAGFMNVYDEPTALVNGELVALDLLAVRGVTARNVTKQYDLITIPNCFCPSDHIPVVAELEMY; encoded by the coding sequence TTGTTCGTTCGCGCTGCTTCCTTCAATGTTCTAGCCGATGCTTACACGGGCTACGGTGATTATTCTCATGTAGATCCCGCTCTGCTACTTCCTGGTGCACGAACTAAAGCAATAATCCGTTTAATAGACGAACTACGGGTAGATGTTATCGGTCTACAAGAAGCCGAAGAACCTCTAAAAGTTGCTGTCGAAGAATCAGATGACTGGCAAACCTTTTGGTCACCCAAAGAGCGTGGCAAAGCTGATGGATGCTTGACGCTCGTACGACAAGGCCTCGATGTAAACCGATTTGATGCCTATGCATATAGTGACGGCTCGGGTCATATTGTCCAGTCTGTACAAATAGGTGAAGTAGTATTCGCTAACACACACATCAAATGGGCTCCGGCGGATTCGCCTGACCATTTTGGAGTAGGCCAAGCGAAAGAACTATTATCACAGTTCGATCCAGATCAACGAGCGGTAATATTTGCCGATTGTAATGATAGACCAAAAGGACCAGTCAGAAAGTTAGTAGAAGATGCTGGATTTATGAATGTTTATGACGAGCCCACTGCCCTAGTCAATGGTGAGCTGGTCGCTTTAGATTTGCTAGCAGTACGCGGGGTTACTGCGCGGAATGTAACAAAACAATATGATTTGATTACAATACCTAATTGTTTCTGTCCATCTGATCATATACCTGTAGTTGCGGAACTCGAGATGTATTAA
- a CDS encoding glycoside hydrolase family 1 protein, producing MKTKPLAETIYAEKLISDNIKQFPENFMWGASTASHQVEGGNHNQWSVWEKQNAKRLASDAVHDLRLLPNYDALRVQLQDPNNYLSGAGVEHYSRYEADFDLLGQLNMNAFRFSIEWSRLEPTEGLWNEAEVEHYRRYITALKSRNIEPVLTLWHWTLPVWFADKGGFERSDNIHYFERYVRKVAEEFGAELRYVVTLNEPNVYTSFGYGTGTWPPARKRPLLAVRVYRNLIKSHIAAYDILKLTNPELQIGPAAQLSDSRPVQPRNPLNRIVIALQMRIWNWWFLNAVRNKLDFIGVNYYFTEYRDWMGRIKNPPGPRSDLGWYMEPSGIQDLLQSVWRRYHKPLLIIENGLADADDKQRQWWLEQTLSALNKAMLGGVPVIGYLHWSLLDNFEWAYGWWPKFGLIAVDRHTMKRTIRPSAHWLAKRIQSERSSAAALKID from the coding sequence ATGAAGACAAAGCCGCTAGCAGAAACAATCTACGCCGAGAAATTAATCAGTGACAACATAAAACAATTTCCAGAAAATTTCATGTGGGGCGCCAGCACTGCCAGCCACCAGGTTGAAGGTGGTAATCATAATCAGTGGAGCGTCTGGGAGAAGCAGAACGCCAAACGGTTAGCTTCTGACGCAGTTCATGACCTACGGTTGCTGCCAAATTATGATGCACTACGAGTTCAACTGCAAGATCCCAACAATTACCTCTCTGGCGCTGGTGTCGAACACTACTCCCGCTATGAAGCGGATTTTGACCTCCTTGGACAGCTCAATATGAACGCTTTTCGGTTCAGTATCGAATGGTCGCGGCTTGAGCCGACTGAGGGCCTTTGGAACGAAGCCGAAGTAGAGCATTACCGGCGTTATATCACCGCCTTAAAATCTCGTAATATTGAGCCGGTTTTAACGCTGTGGCACTGGACACTACCCGTGTGGTTTGCCGACAAAGGCGGCTTCGAACGATCAGACAATATACATTATTTTGAGCGCTACGTCCGTAAAGTAGCTGAAGAATTTGGCGCTGAACTGCGCTATGTCGTCACACTCAATGAACCAAATGTTTACACCTCGTTCGGCTATGGCACAGGTACCTGGCCACCAGCTCGGAAGCGGCCATTGCTGGCGGTGCGGGTTTACCGCAATCTGATTAAGTCGCATATCGCCGCCTACGATATACTCAAGCTTACGAACCCGGAACTGCAAATTGGACCAGCGGCGCAATTGTCCGACAGCAGGCCAGTACAGCCACGCAACCCACTTAACCGGATAGTCATTGCATTGCAGATGCGTATCTGGAATTGGTGGTTCCTAAATGCCGTTCGAAACAAGCTCGATTTTATCGGCGTTAATTATTACTTTACCGAGTACCGCGATTGGATGGGTAGGATCAAAAATCCACCAGGACCACGCAGTGATCTGGGCTGGTACATGGAACCGTCCGGCATACAAGATCTGCTGCAGTCCGTCTGGCGTAGATATCACAAACCGCTGCTGATCATAGAAAATGGTTTGGCTGATGCCGACGACAAACAGCGCCAGTGGTGGCTCGAACAGACGTTGTCCGCTCTCAATAAGGCAATGCTAGGCGGCGTACCAGTCATTGGGTACTTGCATTGGAGCCTGCTTGATAACTTCGAATGGGCGTATGGCTGGTGGCCGAAATTTGGATTGATTGCAGTGGATCGCCATACCATGAAGCGCACTATCCGTCCGAGTGCTCATTGGCTGGCGAAACGTATACAAAGCGAGCGGTCTTCCGCGGCCGCGCTCAAAATAGACTAG
- a CDS encoding cellulase family glycosylhydrolase, protein MNKRRIISGLLAIAVVASVVSIGVYLNRFSQAATPFVSTQPETGTLTGNSSIVSDTTASGTKALKFGAVKNFYIVGSDIVDPDGKIMYPVGSNLGIRNAFDWKGVATGHAAEAAAWGWNIVRINYACTNRVTYNTRYRDGYAALLKQVDDVVREYTARKIVVMLECHDPYAQIWSTPEQQNTVILQPGSAGINAGNQSDVGKTYRQQMEEYWRDTADRYKSNPYVWFNFFNEPFGNDNAAFITLNNHFYNLVRTRGAENIAVADIMNSGNDAAANGALHIYDPSMGPKLAAGKCNQMFGLHAYGWNNNLTTYTKLFDQMKLLKLSLIVGEFGYRYDVAPTDSTYMMNKQAADAMFALGPKYGFGLIQWSGTHGDNYSLKNDGSAFYGGGGPGLNLSPLGTAMWNAGHNKPVQRTFTGSLADSLCSSARL, encoded by the coding sequence ATGAATAAACGTAGGATTATATCGGGATTATTAGCGATTGCCGTCGTAGCGAGTGTCGTATCTATTGGCGTGTATCTCAACCGTTTTAGCCAAGCTGCTACGCCGTTTGTATCGACACAGCCCGAAACTGGAACGCTGACAGGCAATAGTTCAATTGTATCTGACACAACTGCCAGTGGCACCAAAGCGCTCAAATTCGGCGCCGTCAAAAATTTCTATATCGTCGGATCTGATATTGTCGATCCTGACGGCAAGATTATGTATCCGGTCGGCTCCAATCTCGGCATCCGCAACGCCTTTGACTGGAAGGGGGTTGCGACCGGCCACGCGGCCGAAGCCGCCGCCTGGGGCTGGAATATCGTAAGAATTAATTACGCGTGTACTAATCGGGTTACCTACAACACCCGCTACCGGGATGGCTACGCCGCGCTTCTCAAGCAGGTCGATGACGTCGTCCGTGAATACACGGCAAGAAAAATTGTCGTTATGCTGGAATGTCATGATCCATATGCTCAGATCTGGTCAACGCCCGAACAGCAGAATACCGTCATCCTTCAGCCGGGTAGTGCTGGCATTAATGCCGGCAATCAAAGTGACGTCGGCAAGACGTATCGTCAGCAGATGGAAGAATATTGGCGTGATACCGCTGACCGCTACAAATCTAACCCATATGTCTGGTTCAATTTCTTTAATGAGCCGTTCGGCAATGACAATGCAGCTTTCATAACACTTAATAATCACTTCTATAATCTAGTCCGTACCCGGGGTGCCGAGAATATTGCCGTTGCTGACATTATGAATTCTGGCAACGACGCCGCAGCCAACGGCGCCCTGCATATATACGATCCGTCGATGGGACCAAAACTTGCTGCCGGCAAGTGCAACCAGATGTTCGGCCTCCATGCCTACGGCTGGAATAATAATTTGACAACCTATACAAAACTGTTTGACCAAATGAAACTGCTGAAATTGTCTTTGATCGTCGGCGAGTTCGGCTACAGATATGATGTTGCACCAACTGATAGTACGTATATGATGAACAAACAGGCTGCTGACGCCATGTTTGCATTGGGGCCCAAATATGGCTTTGGACTCATTCAGTGGTCAGGTACGCACGGCGATAATTATAGTTTGAAGAACGATGGCTCAGCGTTTTACGGTGGTGGCGGTCCGGGCCTGAATTTGAGCCCGCTCGGAACGGCTATGTGGAACGCTGGTCACAATAAGCCCGTGCAGCGTACGTTCACGGGGTCACTAGCGGATAGTTTGTGTTCGTCAGCTCGATTATAG
- a CDS encoding DNA-3-methyladenine glycosylase — translation MYKESIDEILAGPTDLAARRLLGCILIRELNGKKVVSRIVETEAYNQTDAASHSYRGVTPRTAIMFGPPGHLYVYFTYGMHYCCNVVTGAVGQGAAVLIRAVEPIEGIDILAQNRRGRTGLDMTNGPAKLCQAMRIDKALNGHDLRTTPLQLEVQDPVSPDRIVQTTRIGIKQAQDVPWRFYIRGNQYVSKP, via the coding sequence ATGTACAAAGAGTCAATAGATGAGATTTTAGCCGGTCCGACCGACCTGGCCGCTCGGCGTCTACTCGGCTGTATTCTGATACGCGAGCTGAATGGTAAAAAGGTCGTGAGCCGTATCGTCGAAACTGAAGCCTACAACCAAACCGATGCCGCCAGCCATAGCTACCGCGGGGTGACACCACGAACTGCGATTATGTTCGGCCCGCCGGGGCATTTGTATGTCTACTTTACGTACGGCATGCATTATTGCTGCAATGTCGTGACAGGAGCTGTAGGGCAGGGGGCGGCCGTGCTAATACGTGCCGTTGAACCAATAGAGGGGATAGATATATTAGCACAAAACCGGCGGGGCAGAACCGGACTGGACATGACAAATGGCCCGGCCAAACTGTGTCAGGCGATGCGGATCGATAAAGCCCTGAACGGGCATGACCTACGCACTACTCCGCTGCAGCTTGAGGTGCAAGACCCCGTGTCGCCTGACCGCATTGTACAGACGACCCGGATTGGTATCAAACAGGCTCAGGACGTGCCATGGCGGTTTTATATACGCGGCAATCAATACGTCTCAAAACCGTAG
- a CDS encoding fasciclin domain-containing protein, translating into MDSGNKTGIAIVTLVVGLLVGGGIGYSMGNNKTDGSSNASMTTGQNANTASAESDGVLVGGAKMVRTKDIVDNAVNAKNVTTVVAAVKAAGLVDTLKGPGPFTVFAPNNGAFDKLPAGTVDTLLKPENKEMLTSILTYHVVSGTYTSADLTAMASKGETLTSVQGGILTPVMENNELKIKDAKGNAVTIETADVISSNGVTHVIDNVLMAS; encoded by the coding sequence ATGGACTCAGGAAATAAAACAGGAATAGCAATCGTAACCCTCGTCGTCGGTTTACTCGTCGGTGGCGGTATCGGTTATAGCATGGGTAATAACAAAACAGATGGTTCATCGAACGCATCAATGACAACAGGCCAAAACGCCAACACAGCCAGTGCTGAGAGCGATGGCGTACTCGTCGGTGGTGCTAAGATGGTACGTACTAAAGACATCGTCGATAACGCAGTCAACGCCAAAAACGTTACAACTGTCGTTGCAGCCGTTAAAGCTGCCGGACTCGTCGACACACTGAAGGGGCCAGGTCCATTCACCGTCTTCGCTCCAAACAACGGTGCATTCGATAAGCTTCCTGCTGGAACAGTAGATACGCTCCTGAAGCCAGAGAACAAGGAAATGCTTACCAGCATTCTTACCTACCACGTCGTATCTGGTACATATACCAGTGCTGACTTGACAGCTATGGCTTCAAAGGGTGAAACCTTAACATCCGTACAGGGTGGCATATTGACTCCTGTCATGGAAAACAACGAACTGAAAATCAAAGATGCTAAGGGCAACGCAGTTACTATTGAAACTGCCGATGTTATCTCAAGCAACGGCGTCACACACGTTATTGACAACGTGTTGATGGCTAGCTAG
- the metK gene encoding methionine adenosyltransferase, producing MSNSPSTTLFTSESVCAGHPDKICDAISDAILDAALKQDPNSRTGIETVAGANQISLFGEIKTKANLDYEHIVRDTIREQGYTDEAWGFSATGSTFSNFVHQQSPEIAQGVDQADAIGAGDQGMMFGFACNETAELMPLPIALAHSLTRRIDAARESSELAWLRPDGKAQVTVRYEGGKPVGIAKVVAAVAHHEDTTAVEVREQLLQTVIKPVIEAYGFELPDDADIIINGTGLWHIPGPESDAGLTGRKIVVDTYGGYARVGGGAFSGKDPSKVDRSGAYAARYIAKNIVAAGLATKCEVGLAYVIGQPAPLMQTIETFGTATVSEAELYSFKDALIDTSVSGIIDKLQLARPIYSQTSAYGHFGKAGLPWEEVVSPTTA from the coding sequence ATGTCAAATTCTCCTAGTACTACGCTATTCACGAGCGAGTCTGTCTGCGCAGGACATCCGGACAAGATATGTGATGCAATCAGCGATGCGATCCTGGATGCTGCGCTCAAGCAGGACCCGAACAGCCGTACTGGTATCGAAACGGTGGCTGGAGCTAATCAGATCAGTCTATTCGGCGAAATAAAAACCAAAGCTAATCTCGACTACGAGCACATCGTACGTGACACGATTCGCGAGCAGGGCTATACCGATGAGGCGTGGGGATTCTCGGCGACCGGATCGACATTTAGCAACTTTGTACATCAGCAATCTCCAGAAATTGCACAAGGCGTTGATCAGGCTGATGCGATCGGTGCCGGTGATCAGGGCATGATGTTTGGCTTTGCATGTAACGAGACGGCGGAGCTTATGCCACTGCCAATTGCCCTGGCGCACAGCCTGACCCGCCGGATTGATGCAGCTCGAGAGTCCAGCGAACTGGCCTGGCTGCGCCCTGACGGCAAAGCACAGGTGACGGTGCGATATGAGGGTGGCAAGCCTGTTGGCATCGCCAAAGTCGTTGCTGCCGTCGCGCATCATGAAGACACGACCGCCGTGGAAGTCCGTGAGCAACTATTACAGACGGTAATTAAGCCAGTTATTGAAGCCTATGGTTTCGAGCTGCCGGACGATGCCGACATCATTATCAATGGAACAGGGCTGTGGCACATACCCGGTCCGGAGTCAGACGCCGGGCTGACCGGACGCAAGATCGTCGTCGATACCTACGGTGGCTATGCCCGCGTTGGCGGTGGCGCTTTCAGTGGCAAGGATCCGAGCAAGGTCGACCGCTCGGGCGCCTACGCTGCCCGCTATATTGCCAAAAATATTGTTGCAGCCGGACTGGCGACCAAATGCGAGGTTGGCCTAGCGTACGTCATTGGTCAGCCGGCACCGTTGATGCAAACTATCGAAACATTTGGTACAGCGACGGTCAGCGAAGCCGAGCTGTACTCATTCAAAGATGCGCTGATAGATACATCAGTGTCGGGTATTATCGACAAATTACAGCTGGCGCGGCCGATCTATAGTCAGACGTCTGCTTATGGGCACTTTGGCAAAGCGGGGCTGCCATGGGAAGAAGTCGTTTCTCCAACAACTGCATAA